In bacterium, the sequence CATACTTTTCAGGATCCCTAGTTGCCATTGTTACATTAACAATATAATCTTTCACCTTTTCATCCATATAAATTTCATATATCAAAGAACGCGCATGTAAAATTTCCTTCGGTTCAATGACCTTTTTTATATCAATACTGCTTCCTGAAGTCATCCGTTCCATTATCATTTTTTCCTCGCTTTTATCCGGGTAATTCACTTTCAGTTTCAGCATAAAACGGTCAATCTGTGCTTCAGGCAGCGGGTACGTGCCTTCCTGCTCTATCGGGTTCTGGGTAGCCAGCACAAGAAAGGGTTCATCCAGTTTAAAGGTGTCCTGTCCGATGGTGACATGGCGCTCCTGCATGGCTTCCAAAAGCGCACTCTGGACCTTCGCGGGTGCGCGGTTAATTTCGTCCGCCAGGATAATATTTGCAAAAACCGGGCCCTTTTTTACTGTAAAACAGCCGTCTTTAGGGTTATATACCAATGTACCGACTAAATCCGCCGGCAAAAGGTCAGGCGTAAACTGGATTCTCTGAAATTTTGTCTGGACGGCATCCGATAATGTCTTTACTGCAAGGGTCTTGGCTAAACCCGGCACCCCTTCAATTAAAATATGCCCGTTCCCAAGCAACCCGATTATAAGCCTTTCCACTAAATATTTCTGCCCGACTATTACTTTGCCTATTTCAGAAATTAATGACTGGATAAAAATACTTTCTTCTTTAATCTTTTCATTTATCAATCTGATATCGTTATTCATATTTTGCTCCGTTATTTCTTTTTAGCAGCGGCTGCGTCCTTTTTTTCTTTATTTACATATAAATTTTCAAGATTATCAATAATATTTCTTCTGACCCTATAAAACATTTTTTCCCTGTTTTTCATTGTATAAACAAGATTATTTTCTATTTTACCGAAACTTAGACTAACCGTTTCACCCTGGTCAATATCAACCGTTATTGAGTAAAAAGGGTCAGCCAATCCATAATCCTTCAGGGATGATGGGCCTTTTCCAACAAATTCTTCAACTGAAATATTACCTAATTCATTTATTATATTCTGGACATCCTGATTTAAACTTTTTTCTTCAGCACCCGCAATTAACCATTTATTTTCTTTATTTTTCTCAATGTCTAATTTCTCTCT encodes:
- a CDS encoding MoxR family ATPase — translated: MNNDIRLINEKIKEESIFIQSLISEIGKVIVGQKYLVERLIIGLLGNGHILIEGVPGLAKTLAVKTLSDAVQTKFQRIQFTPDLLPADLVGTLVYNPKDGCFTVKKGPVFANIILADEINRAPAKVQSALLEAMQERHVTIGQDTFKLDEPFLVLATQNPIEQEGTYPLPEAQIDRFMLKLKVNYPDKSEEKMIMERMTSGSSIDIKKVIEPKEILHARSLIYEIYMDEKVKDYIVNVTMATRDPEKYGLKLKNLIAFGASPRATIFLNIASRAHAFLRGRGYVTPEDVKMISYDVLRHRIILTYEAEAEEIKAENIIQQILDNIEVP
- a CDS encoding DUF4340 domain-containing protein, which gives rise to MPNSSINIKNREKLDIEKNKENKWLIAGAEEKSLNQDVQNIINELGNISVEEFVGKGPSSLKDYGLADPFYSITVDIDQGETVSLSFGKIENNLVYTMKNREKMFYRVRRNIIDNLENLYVNKEKKDAAAAKKK